One region of Myxococcus fulvus genomic DNA includes:
- a CDS encoding VWA domain-containing protein, whose product MKSRTRAPLLLLPALWVASCTSPVDEAGSTLPGKCQSESPVVAPQKTDILFVIDNSGSMAEEQAGIATELPAFIQGLREGGGVTQDFRVGVITTSVYRRISTQNREFYSEYPKESGLLQQVPRADGSASEDRFVESSDPDLLERFRLLVKQGTGGSGQESPFEAARLAVSEPLTTTSIAEGGNGGFLRDGARLLVVVVTDEEDCSSTARPPPVILTEDTSVDKCHEGAALLTSVEEYAEAFKGLRDSKGGRREVLWATVGPVALSDKRAELIQDVTPQGTFVRNADCPTSYGPGFRHRAMSEQFDSALDNLDSICRESYRDTLLHIAELAAVAQSLDVVNLPDPRLAQVEITRAGGTVERCSVAAGDLSYEPSGEDRPARIYFGGSCLRRADDEKVEVKVICAG is encoded by the coding sequence ATGAAGTCCAGAACCCGTGCCCCCCTGCTCCTGTTGCCGGCCCTCTGGGTGGCGTCCTGCACGTCGCCCGTCGACGAGGCCGGATCCACCCTGCCGGGCAAGTGCCAGAGCGAATCCCCGGTGGTGGCCCCGCAGAAGACGGACATCCTCTTCGTCATCGACAACTCCGGCTCCATGGCCGAGGAGCAGGCCGGAATCGCCACCGAGTTGCCCGCCTTCATCCAGGGCCTGCGGGAGGGCGGCGGCGTCACCCAGGACTTCCGCGTGGGGGTGATCACCACCTCCGTGTACCGCCGCATCTCCACCCAGAACCGGGAGTTCTACTCGGAGTATCCCAAGGAGTCCGGCCTGCTGCAGCAGGTGCCGAGGGCGGACGGGAGCGCGTCGGAGGACCGCTTCGTCGAGAGCTCGGATCCGGACCTGCTGGAGCGCTTCCGGTTGCTGGTGAAGCAGGGGACGGGGGGCAGCGGGCAGGAGTCCCCCTTCGAGGCCGCCCGACTGGCGGTCTCCGAGCCCCTGACCACCACCTCCATCGCCGAGGGTGGGAACGGAGGCTTCCTGCGGGACGGGGCGCGGCTGCTCGTCGTGGTGGTGACGGACGAGGAGGACTGCAGCTCCACCGCGCGGCCTCCGCCGGTCATCCTCACGGAGGACACGTCGGTGGACAAGTGCCACGAGGGCGCGGCGCTGCTGACGTCGGTGGAGGAGTACGCCGAGGCCTTCAAGGGCCTGCGCGACTCCAAGGGCGGACGTCGGGAGGTGCTGTGGGCCACGGTGGGCCCGGTGGCGCTGAGCGACAAGCGGGCGGAGCTGATCCAGGACGTGACGCCCCAAGGCACGTTCGTGCGCAACGCGGACTGCCCCACGTCCTACGGGCCGGGCTTCCGGCACCGGGCGATGTCGGAGCAGTTCGACTCGGCGCTCGACAACCTGGACTCCATCTGCCGGGAGAGCTACCGGGACACGCTGCTGCACATCGCGGAGCTGGCGGCGGTGGCGCAGAGCCTGGACGTGGTGAACCTGCCGGATCCGCGCCTGGCCCAGGTGGAGATCACCCGCGCCGGGGGCACGGTGGAGCGCTGCTCGGTGGCCGCGGGGGACCTGAGCTACGAGCCGTCCGGGGAGGACCGCCCGGCGCGGATCTACTTCGGCGGCAGCTGCCTGCGCCGCGCGGATGACGAGAAGGTCGAGGTGAAGGTCATCTGCGCCGGCTAG